The genomic stretch CGAATACGAAACCGCCTTGAAGAAACTGCTCGATTTCGTAGCCAATTTCATGACCGATCCGTCCGACGGGGTCTGGCTCGATACCGTGACCGCCGAAGGAAAATTCAAAAGCACCGGCAAGGCGCACAACTGGAAGGCCAACTACCACGACGTACGCGCGATGCTGAAGTTCATCGAAGCGTTCAAGCCCGCCGTTCCGAAACAGTAAGCAGAGTCGCCGATCACAGCGACCACGGCGGCTATTCGTGATTTCGCTTTGCCGCCCAGACGCCGGCCAGCGCGCCGGAAAGATGGCCTTCCCACGAGATCGGGCCAGCTTGAGGCAACACGCCGTAGAAAATCCCCCCGAAACAAATGAAGACGGCGAACGCAACGATCGCCGAGCGCCAGCTCTTCATCAGGAATCCGGCAACGATGAGATAGGCGACCAATCCGAAGATGATTGAGCTGGCGCCGATATGGACGGTGTTGCCACGCCCGATCAGCCACGTGCCCAGTCCGCTGAAAAACCAAATCGAGGACAGCGTCAATACCGGGTAGTAGTGCCGGTCCCAGAACAGCAGCACGAGCAGCACGAACAACGGGAGCGAGTTGGCCAGGAGATGCGCGGGGTTGGCGTGAAGCAGCGGACCGAAGGCGATTCCAGCCAGGCCCGGCACGGTGCGCGGCATGATGCCAAAGCCCGCGAGCGTCAACCCCTTTTCGCGTTGAAGAATCAAATCGGCAGCCTCGACCAGGAACAGCACGGAAACCAACAGGGCGCTGGTTTGCGCCGCTTCCCTGAACGTCTTGAAATGTGATCTGGCCATTGCCCATTTCCTCAGACAACGAACGCGCCACGAGGTTCAGCGGAAAAACGCAAAGGTACGTC from Candidatus Angelobacter sp. encodes the following:
- a CDS encoding rhomboid family intramembrane serine protease → MARSHFKTFREAAQTSALLVSVLFLVEAADLILQREKGLTLAGFGIMPRTVPGLAGIAFGPLLHANPAHLLANSLPLFVLLVLLFWDRHYYPVLTLSSIWFFSGLGTWLIGRGNTVHIGASSIIFGLVAYLIVAGFLMKSWRSAIVAFAVFICFGGIFYGVLPQAGPISWEGHLSGALAGVWAAKRNHE